One Glutamicibacter mishrai genomic window carries:
- a CDS encoding flavin monoamine oxidase family protein, with amino-acid sequence MEHLERDVVVIGAGPSGLTAAYELNKAGKSVAVLEARDRVGGRTWTDVMDGATIEIGGQWISPDQTGLYSLINELGIETFERYKAGKSVYLNEQGEAIAYDGDDFPVAESTVAEMNKLISLMNELAAQMNPDTPWEHPQAEELDQISFHHFLRQHSDDELACNNVGLFIAGGMLTKPAHTFSALQAVLMASSAGSFDNLVDEDFILDRRIVGTMQGVSKAVAERLGDEIVFLNNPVLKLEWFDGGVVAHGQSVTVSAKKVIVAIPPNLYSRISYVPALPRKQHVTHQHQSMGLVIKVHAVYETPFWREEGLSGTCFGPNALVQELYDNTYTGESTGTLVGFISDLKADAMWELDEEARRAAILKGIAAYLGEKALDPKVFYLSDFAAEEWTRGAYATSYDLGGLYRFGPAQNENIGPIYFSSSDLAGEGFQHVDGAVRMGRRSAARIIAELDGTSYDESYDGVQTLTAIDDKVSA; translated from the coding sequence ATGGAACATCTGGAACGCGACGTAGTAGTCATCGGTGCCGGCCCATCGGGTCTGACCGCGGCCTACGAACTGAACAAAGCAGGCAAGTCCGTAGCCGTGCTCGAAGCCCGCGACCGCGTTGGCGGACGCACCTGGACCGATGTCATGGACGGAGCCACCATCGAAATCGGTGGCCAGTGGATCAGCCCGGACCAGACCGGACTCTACTCGCTGATCAACGAGCTGGGCATCGAAACCTTCGAACGCTACAAGGCCGGCAAGAGCGTCTATCTCAACGAGCAAGGCGAAGCCATCGCCTACGACGGCGACGACTTCCCCGTTGCCGAAAGCACCGTGGCCGAAATGAACAAGCTGATCAGCCTCATGAACGAATTGGCTGCCCAGATGAATCCGGACACCCCCTGGGAACACCCGCAGGCAGAAGAGCTGGACCAGATCTCCTTCCACCACTTCCTGCGCCAGCACTCCGACGACGAACTGGCCTGCAACAACGTGGGGCTGTTCATCGCCGGCGGCATGCTGACCAAGCCAGCGCACACCTTCTCGGCACTGCAGGCCGTGCTCATGGCCTCCTCGGCAGGATCCTTCGATAACCTCGTTGATGAAGACTTCATCCTCGACCGCCGCATCGTCGGCACCATGCAGGGAGTCTCCAAGGCCGTCGCCGAGCGATTGGGCGATGAGATCGTCTTCCTGAACAACCCCGTGCTCAAGCTGGAATGGTTCGACGGCGGCGTGGTGGCCCACGGCCAGTCGGTCACCGTTTCCGCCAAGAAGGTCATCGTGGCCATCCCGCCAAACCTGTACTCCCGGATCAGCTACGTTCCCGCATTGCCGCGCAAGCAGCATGTCACACACCAGCACCAGTCCATGGGCCTGGTCATCAAGGTGCATGCAGTCTACGAGACCCCCTTCTGGCGTGAAGAGGGACTCTCGGGAACCTGCTTCGGACCCAACGCGCTGGTCCAGGAGCTGTACGACAACACCTACACCGGTGAAAGCACCGGAACCCTGGTCGGCTTCATCTCGGACCTGAAGGCCGACGCCATGTGGGAGCTGGACGAGGAAGCCCGCCGGGCCGCCATCCTCAAGGGCATCGCCGCCTACCTCGGCGAGAAGGCATTGGACCCGAAGGTCTTCTACCTCTCGGACTTCGCAGCCGAAGAATGGACACGCGGAGCCTACGCCACCAGCTACGACCTGGGCGGCCTCTACCGCTTCGGCCCAGCCCAGAACGAGAACATTGGCCCGATCTACTTCTCCTCCTCAGACCTGGCCGGCGAAGGCTTCCAGCACGTGGATGGCGCAGTGCGCATGGGCCGCCGCTCCGCGGCGCGCATCATCGCAGAGCTCGATGGCACCAGCTACGACGAAAGCTACGACGGCGTGCAGACCCTGACCGCTATCGATGACAAGGTCAGCGCCTAG
- a CDS encoding TetR/AcrR family transcriptional regulator has product MTESGTRRAGRPRKAVLTRERITANALELVSDGGYESLTMQRLAKSLGVSPSALYNHVDSKHDLMQWIQELVMTDIDTTIFDTEPLTEALMQWATSYRNVFARHIPLIPIIAVLPVSDSPRTLSMYERVAEALKDYGLAENEIIPTIVALESFIFGSAMDTAAPHDIFDTTNHQDLTPHFTQAVAAQRKTQLNTSDDSFQRGLSAMITGLLAKGNAS; this is encoded by the coding sequence ATGACCGAATCGGGCACCAGGCGCGCTGGCAGGCCACGCAAAGCGGTACTCACTCGCGAACGCATCACCGCGAACGCGCTGGAGCTGGTTTCCGACGGCGGGTACGAATCGTTGACCATGCAACGTCTGGCCAAGTCACTTGGTGTTTCCCCGTCGGCTTTGTATAACCACGTGGATTCGAAACATGACTTGATGCAGTGGATTCAAGAATTGGTCATGACCGACATCGACACCACGATTTTCGACACCGAGCCACTGACGGAAGCCCTGATGCAGTGGGCGACAAGCTACCGTAATGTTTTTGCTCGCCATATCCCATTGATCCCGATTATTGCCGTCCTCCCGGTCTCGGATTCTCCACGGACCTTGAGCATGTATGAGCGGGTCGCCGAAGCCTTGAAGGATTACGGGCTAGCTGAAAACGAGATCATCCCGACCATTGTCGCGTTGGAATCATTCATCTTCGGTTCGGCGATGGACACCGCGGCGCCACACGATATTTTTGATACGACCAACCACCAGGATCTGACGCCGCACTTCACCCAGGCGGTGGCAGCGCAGCGCAAAACCCAGTTGAACACCAGCGACGATTCCTTCCAACGCGGACTCTCGGCAATGATCACCGGGCTGCTGGCAAAAGGGAACGCCTCATGA
- a CDS encoding LapA family protein produces MNEDEQKPRRFALNSKQWAAIALVIVALVFILQNLTYVRVEFFLIHTAAPLWLVLLVTLAAGYAIGWFSKRRD; encoded by the coding sequence ATGAATGAAGACGAGCAAAAGCCACGACGCTTTGCTTTGAACTCGAAGCAATGGGCGGCCATCGCACTGGTGATCGTGGCGCTGGTTTTCATCCTGCAAAACCTCACCTACGTGCGCGTGGAGTTCTTCCTCATCCATACCGCAGCGCCACTCTGGCTGGTTCTGCTGGTGACGCTGGCTGCAGGCTACGCTATTGGATGGTTCTCGAAACGGCGAGACTAG